The following coding sequences lie in one Oncorhynchus nerka isolate Pitt River linkage group LG14, Oner_Uvic_2.0, whole genome shotgun sequence genomic window:
- the LOC115141567 gene encoding uncharacterized protein LOC115141567 isoform X2, with translation MEIVKKWADLKCDAKRRMVAMRGPNGVRISQNLSPVEKMVHEILAMSPPNKATMGSMNHEPEENDFGDMSEMLTRSSGTSNGMAGLHHMGMPGTSPHAIGVISTRDKDIGMFSRMPFGRDPSQSSRDFSFMTPVDEDNSLGFEDLEEEPRHMGSFRPPAEPRRTYSRFVAASTAVSSSIATSSSSLPAPSSSFLPAPPSSSTSPGSVMGQGAIRKQLAHSASLSLKEQQATTALLGAVSGSLGALAQSVQQLVESQQEFVRDSLEMQRETVSVLRDFSTNALALLRDKVNGHPPS, from the exons ATGGAGATCGTCAAGAAGTGGGCGGACCTAAAGTGTGACGCCAAGCGCAGGATGGTGGCCATGCGAGGGCCTAACGGTGTCCGTATCTCCCAGAACCTGTCGCCGGTGGAGAAAATGGTGCACGAAATACTAGCCATGTCCCCTCCGAACAAGGCCACCATGGGCAGCATGAATCATGAACCTGAGGAGAATGACTTTGGTGACATGTCAGAGATGTTGACTCGCTCCTCTGGCACCTCTAATGGTATGGCTGGCCTTCATCATATGGGTATGCCTGGCACCAGCCCCCACGCCATAGGCGTTATCTCAACTCGAGATAAAGATATTGGCATGTTTTCTCGGATGCCATTTGGCC GGGATCCTTCTCAGTCGTCTCGTGATTTTTCATTCATGACACCAGTCGATGAAG ACAACAGTCTGGGATTTGAGGACCTAGAAGAGGAGCCACGGCACATGGGCTCCTTCCGCCCTCCTGCTGAGCCTCGTCGCACCTACTCCAGATTCGTCGCCGCTTCCACCGCTGTGTCTTCCTCCATCGCTACTTCCTCGTCCTCCCTCCCAgctccctcctcttcctttctccctgctcctccctcctcttctacctctccaGGGTCAGTCATGGGACAGGGGGCAATCCGGAAGCAGCTAGCCCACAGTGCCTCCCTCAGTCTCAAGGAGCAGCAGGCCACTACTGCCCTGCTAGGGGCCGTGTCGGGGTCTCTGGGGGCCCTGGCCCAGTCCGTGCAGCAGCTGGTGGAGTCGCAGCAGGAGTTTGTACGCGACTCCCTGGAGATGCAGCGAGAGACTGTGAGCGTCCTGCGAGACTTCTCCACCAATGCCCTGGCTCTCCTGCGGGACAAGGTCAACGGCCACCCGCCTTCTTAA
- the LOC115141568 gene encoding ras-related protein Rab-1A-like — protein MNPEYDYLFKLLLIGDSGVGKSCLLLRFADDTYTESYISTIGVDFKIRTIEMDGKTVKLQIWDTAGQERFRTITSSYYRGAHGIIIVYDVTDQESFNNVKQWLEEIDRYACENVSKLLVGNKCDLVSKKVVDSATGQKFASSLKIPFLETSAKNADNVEKSFLTMASKIQKRVGSDGVQSEAAKVGNKINSAPLWPGGKEEAAAEEGNSCC, from the exons ATGAATCCTGAATA CGACTACCTGTTCAAACTGCTTCTTATTGGAGACTCTGGTGTCGGCAAGTCTTGCCTGCTCTTGCGGTTTGCG GATGACACCTACACAGAGAGCTACATCAGCACAATCGGGGTCGACTTTAAGATCAGAACCATTGAAATGGATGGGAAGACTGTCAAACTACAAATT TGGGACACAGCCGGACAAGAGAGGTTCCGGACCATCACATCCAGCTACTACAGAGGAGCACATGGGATCATCATTGTGTATGATGTCACTGATCAG GAGTCCTTTAACAACGTGAAGCAGTGGTTGGAGGAGATTGACCGCTATGCGTGTGAAAATGTCTCCAAATTGCTTGTGGGAAACAAGTGTGACTTGGTCTCTAAAAAGGTAGTGGACTCTGCCACTGGTCAA AAATTTGCTTCATCCCTGAAGATTCCATTCCTGGAGACCAGTGCGAAGAATGCTGATAATGTAGAGAAATCATTTTTAACCATGGCCTCTAAAATACAGAAGCGTGTTGGAAGTGATGGTGTTCAAAGTGAGGCTGCTAAAGTGGGCAACAAGATAAACAGTGCACCCCTTTGGCCTGGGGGGAAAGAGGAGGCTGCCGCAGAGGAGGGGAATTCTTGTTGCTAG
- the LOC115141567 gene encoding uncharacterized protein LOC115141567 isoform X1: protein MNFKFTYSEIEELGGNLPMKKRKSRFTFDEVHLLLSEVKRNRHILVSKFNQGASSDLRKRTWADIAICINKISECQREVMEIVKKWADLKCDAKRRMVAMRGPNGVRISQNLSPVEKMVHEILAMSPPNKATMGSMNHEPEENDFGDMSEMLTRSSGTSNGMAGLHHMGMPGTSPHAIGVISTRDKDIGMFSRMPFGRDPSQSSRDFSFMTPVDEDNSLGFEDLEEEPRHMGSFRPPAEPRRTYSRFVAASTAVSSSIATSSSSLPAPSSSFLPAPPSSSTSPGSVMGQGAIRKQLAHSASLSLKEQQATTALLGAVSGSLGALAQSVQQLVESQQEFVRDSLEMQRETVSVLRDFSTNALALLRDKVNGHPPS from the exons ATGAATTTCAAATTCACCTATAGCGAAATAGAGGAACTTGGGGGCAACTTGCCCATGAAGAAAAGGAAGTCGCGCTTCACCTTCGATGAAGTCCATCTGCTGCTGTCTGAGGTCAAAAGAAACAGGCACATCCTCGTAA GCAAGTTCAACCAAGGCGCCTCGTCAGACCTGAGGAAGCGAACATGGGCGGACATCGCGATTTGCATCAACAAAATCAGTGAGTGCCAACGGGAGGTCATGGAGATCGTCAAGAAGTGGGCGGACCTAAAGTGTGACGCCAAGCGCAGGATGGTGGCCATGCGAGGGCCTAACGGTGTCCGTATCTCCCAGAACCTGTCGCCGGTGGAGAAAATGGTGCACGAAATACTAGCCATGTCCCCTCCGAACAAGGCCACCATGGGCAGCATGAATCATGAACCTGAGGAGAATGACTTTGGTGACATGTCAGAGATGTTGACTCGCTCCTCTGGCACCTCTAATGGTATGGCTGGCCTTCATCATATGGGTATGCCTGGCACCAGCCCCCACGCCATAGGCGTTATCTCAACTCGAGATAAAGATATTGGCATGTTTTCTCGGATGCCATTTGGCC GGGATCCTTCTCAGTCGTCTCGTGATTTTTCATTCATGACACCAGTCGATGAAG ACAACAGTCTGGGATTTGAGGACCTAGAAGAGGAGCCACGGCACATGGGCTCCTTCCGCCCTCCTGCTGAGCCTCGTCGCACCTACTCCAGATTCGTCGCCGCTTCCACCGCTGTGTCTTCCTCCATCGCTACTTCCTCGTCCTCCCTCCCAgctccctcctcttcctttctccctgctcctccctcctcttctacctctccaGGGTCAGTCATGGGACAGGGGGCAATCCGGAAGCAGCTAGCCCACAGTGCCTCCCTCAGTCTCAAGGAGCAGCAGGCCACTACTGCCCTGCTAGGGGCCGTGTCGGGGTCTCTGGGGGCCCTGGCCCAGTCCGTGCAGCAGCTGGTGGAGTCGCAGCAGGAGTTTGTACGCGACTCCCTGGAGATGCAGCGAGAGACTGTGAGCGTCCTGCGAGACTTCTCCACCAATGCCCTGGCTCTCCTGCGGGACAAGGTCAACGGCCACCCGCCTTCTTAA